Within Fodinicurvata sp. EGI_FJ10296, the genomic segment GCGAATTGGCATAGGAATTCAGCAAGCAGACGGCGACGGCGTCGTAAGTCCGGGCGCCGAGGAATCCGCACAAGCGCCGCTCGGCCTCGGCCTCGTCGAGTTCGGTCTCCACCGCGCCCGTGCTCAACACTCGTTCCGCGATACCCAGGATGTCCGGCCGTTTCACAACGGGCACGGGCTTCTGATAGAAGAGATCGTAAATGCGATGACGGTCGTGGCGCTGGAGGAAAAGCAGATCCTCGAAGCCGGCAGTCACGACAAAAGCGACGCGGCCACCCTTCCGCTCCAGCACCGCATTGGTGGCGACGGTCGATCCGTGGACGATTTCGTCCACGGTGGAGAGATCGATTTTCGCCGCATCGAGCGCCTGCAATGCGCCCTCGTCGGGGCGACCGCGAACGCTCGGCACCTTGCCGACACTCATCCGCCCTTCATCCAGAGCGACCAGATCGGTAAACGTACCGCCTACTTCAATACCCACCCGCATTCCGGACTCTCCTGAGCATCATATGCGTGTTTTGGAAAACAACGGGCGCCTTAGCCTTCGACGGCGATACCGGCCTCTTCGTAGTATCTGAGCGCGCCATCGTGGACGGGGATGACGACGCTTTTTCCGGCGTTTTCCGGCCCGAACTGGCCGGCGAGCGGATGCACCTCGGCCAGCTCTTCATTGTGTTCCATCAGCGCTCTGGTGATCTGATAGACGACCTCGTCATCGAGATCCGCCCGGCAGACGAGCACATTGGGAATGCCCAGGCTGCTCGTCTCTTCCTCGACCGAGTCATAGACACCGGCGGCCAGCGGCAGCGGGATCATGTAGGGTTCATTCTCGATGACTTCTTCGATGGCCTCAGCGCTGATATCCAGAAAGCGGATATCCTTGCCGGCTTCCAGATCCATGACGGCGCCGGTGGGAGCACCGCCCCAATAGACGGCCGCATCGATATTGTCGTCGCGCATGGACGTCATCAATTCGCCGATGCCGAGCACGAACGGTGTGATCTCTGTCATTTCGAGCCCATAGGCCGCAGCGACCGGCGGGAACCACACGCGCGGGGTTTGACCCACGGCCAGGCCGACGCGCTTGCCTCGTAGATCAGCCACCGTCTCGACGTCGCCGTCGGCGTTGACGATCACCTGCAACGTCGAGGAATAGCCGCGCGTGACGTAGCGGATATTCTGCATCTGCTCGTCCTGAAACGGATCCAGAGCATTATAGGCCGCATAGGGAGTGTCGGCGGTCATCAGGCCGCAGTCCAGCGATCCCTGTTCCATCAGCCGGGTGTTTTCCGCGCCCCCGGAACTGACCTGTGCGGTGGCGACGACTCCGTCCGCGTGACGCTCGATGACCCGCGCCATCCCTGCGGCCGTGATGTAGTAGAGGCCGCCGGAACTTCCGCCGCCGATGGATATCTGGACATCGGCTCTGGCATCAGCCGCCGATAGCCCGGCCGTTCCCGCGATCGCGCCTGCAATAGCGGCGACGGCAACGGCGTTGAGAAGTTTCTGCTTGTTCATTGAAGTAATCCTTCCTGTTCAGATGCATATTGGCGATCAGTGCCGTGAACTATTGTAATGAGACGACGCTTCTGCGCGCCCTCATGGCCTGAGTTACGATTGTCAGTAGTATCAATGCCCCACCGGACAGATCCGTCATGAGTCCGTGGAAGATCAGCAGGAAGCCCGCCACACACAGCAGCGCCCGCTCGATCAGGTTCATGCGCGCGATCAGGTACCCTTCCAGTCCGGCGGCCAACGCCGCCGCGCCGACAAAGGCAGTCAATGTCGCAAGCACGATTTCGTACCATTGCCCCTGCATCAGCAGTTGCGGGCTGTAGATGATCATGAACGGGATGATGAAGCCGGCCAGCCCGAGTTTGAGCGCCGTCAGCCCCGTTTGCATCGGGTTGGCGCCGGATATCGCGCTCGCGGCATAGGCGGCAAGGGCGACAGGCGGCGTGATTGCCGAAATGATCCCGAAATAGAAGATGAAAAGGTGGGCGGCAATCGGCACGACGCCCATATTGATCAGGCTGGGCGCGACCAGGACCGACAGCACGATATAAGCGGCCACCGTCGGCAGCCCCATTCCCAGAATGAGCGAGGCCAGCGCCGTCAGAATCAACAGCACCGGCAGGCTTCCGCCGGAAAGATCGACCAGTACGCCCGACAGGCGAAGGCCGAGACCGGTCAGCATGAACATGCCGATGATGATCCCCGACATCGCACAAGCGGCCGCCACTTCGAGCGCGGCCATGGCGCCTTCACGCAAGCCGATGCCGCAGCGGCCGATATAGCCGTGCACGAATTGCGAGGCGGCATCGCGTCGGCGGCGGGTGAGAAACCACAAGGCGACCACAAGACCGATGTAGAAAAAGGCCACGACACGCCCGCCGAACAGATCCGCCCCCAGCAAGAACACCAGATGACCGGCCGCAACGGCCACACCGATGGTGAGCGCCAGTTTGCGCGGCAACAGGCTGACTTCGCGGCCGAAGAACAGCAGCAGATTGACGCCAATGGTATAAACGGCTGCCTTGAGCGGCGAGAACTGCGGCCCCGCCAGCAGATAGACCAGCGTCACCGGCACCAGGAACAGATACCCTCCGTTCAGGAGCACCGCTACGGGATCGGGCAGCTGGTCGCGGGGGGTGCCCCTCAGGCCGATCTTGGCGGCCCGAAGATCGACCGCCACGAACAAGGTCGCGTAGTAGAGCAAAGCCGGTATCGCCGCGGCGACGGCGACATCGAGATAGGAAATGCCGAGAATTTCGGCAATGAGGAATGCCGCAGCGCCCATGATCGGTGGGACGAGTTGACCGCCCGTTGAAGAGACCGACTCTACCGCGCCGGAGAACCGCGCGTCGAACCCGCTGCGTTTCATCAATGGAATGGTGAAAATTCCCGTGGCCGTAACATTCGCGATGGCGCTGCCGCTCACCATGCCGAACAGACTGCTGCCCGCAATTGCGACCTTTGCCGGCCCGCCTCTCGTTCGCCCGAAGAAGCCGTAAGCAAGATCGGTGAAGAACTGCCCGGCACCGGACACCTTCAACAACGCGCCAAGGATAATGAAAAGGACGATGAACGAGGAACTGACCTGGATCGGTATGCCGAACAGCCCCTCGGTGGTCAGGTAAAGCGTGTGGATGATCTGCTTGAAGCTGAATCCGCGATGAGCGATGACCGACGGCAGGTAGGGCCCGAGCCAGGCGTAAGCAATCGTGACCCCCGCCACGATCGGCAACGCCACTCCGACCAATCGCCGGGCTGCCTCGAAAACCGCGATGATCATGAGGCCGCCGAAAATCAGGTCCGCCGTGTAGATCAGGCCCATTCGGAACGGAAGTTCCGCGTTTTCGCGGATAAGATACACTGTGGCACCAATGCAAACGGCCGCCCAGGCGATGTCCATCAGGCTTGGCCGCGACTTGGCATGTTTCGACAGGAACGGACGCAGAAGGAAGGTCAGGACCAGCGCGATGCCCAAATGGGTCACGCGCTGAATGATGCCCTCCAGAGTGCCGAAGAACGCCGTATAAATATGAAATGTGGAAAAACCGATCGCGAGCGTCGAGGTCAGATACAGCCAGAATGGCGACAGTGTCGACAAACGCCGGACGAGTCCCCCCTCGGCGTCTTCGACAACCCTTGACTGTTCCGGCGATTGGGATTTTCCGGTTTCCGGTCGAGCTTCGGCATGCACTGGCAAAGTGACCTCCATGGATCGGTGCCGCAATGACGCCACACTCCGGCGGGCCTTGCAACAATTAAATGTTGACAATTAATCTTGGTCTCGCGACCTTTCATAATCTGCTGCGGCGCCCGTTTTCTCTGCTGCGGCCGTCGCGGTGAAGGGGAATGGTCGCGTGAACGTGGTCGAACTGAAGGCGCCTGTGGCTGGTCGAAGCCGATCCTGGTGGTTCCAGGATGCGCTACAGGATACCCAGGCCAACGGGGCCGTTGCGCCGGGGCCATCCAGCCCTCTCACCGGTGAAATCACGGCGGACGTCACAATCGTCGGCGGCGGATTTACCGGCCTTTGGACCGCCCTGGCGCTGAGCGACCGCGCACCGGACGTCAAGGTCGTCATCCTCGAAGCCGATGTTTGCGGCAGCGGGGCCAGCGGCATGAACGGCGGCAAATGCCATGGCTATTGGGGCGCACTTCCCGGACTTGTCGGCAATCTCGGTGCCGACGATGCCTTGGCGGTCTGCCGCGCCTCATCGGCAGCCCAGGACGGCATCCGGGATTTCGTGACGTCATGCGGTGTCGATGTCTGGTGGCGGGAAGACGGCCATGCGAAAGTGTCGACCTCGCCGGCTCAGGACAAATCGCTGGAAACCATTGTCCGCACCGCCGAGCGCCTGGGCGTACCGGACACGGCGGTACCGCTCGATCGGGATGCCATTCAGGCCATCTGCGGCGTTTCGGATTACCGCAAAGCGGTTTTCTTTCCCGAAGGCGCCAATCTTCATCCGGCAAGGCTGGTGATGGCGCTCAAGCAGGAAGCCCTTGCCCGGGGTGTGAGAATTTTCGAGAAGAGTGCCGTCACAAAGGTCTCTGCCGGCTCTCCCGGGCGCGTGGAAACAGCAGGTGGCGCCGTCGTTTCCCGCGACATCGTGCTCGCCGCCAATACCGGCCTCGCCGGACTTCGCGGGATCCGGGACCATGTCTCCGTGTTTTCATCCTATGCCGTAATGACCGATCCCGCGCCCGAAGAAATCGACGAGACCGGATGGAACAACGGTGTCGGTCTTTCGGATTTGCGGATGTTCATTCACTATTACCGCAAGACGCAGGACGGGCGCGTGCTGATGGGTTCCGGGTCAGGCCCGATTGCCTATGGCGGCCGCGACGGCGGCGATGCAATGTCGAATGACGCTCGTTCGATCGAACGGGCGCGAGGCGGTATCCGGCGGCTATTGCCCGCCCTTTCCGAGGTCGGCATTGCTTCGGCCTGGGGCGGTGCGATCGATGTTGCGGCAGACCGCCTGCCGTTCTTCCGCACTTTCGCCGGCACCAGAATCCACTACGCCTGCGGATTCTCCGGTCACGGCGTCAATCCGTCATACATCGCAGGCCAGTGCCTGACGTCGCTGATACTGAACGCCAGGGATTCTTGGAGCGCCCTGCCCTTTTGCACGCGGCCGCTGCCGAGCCTTCCGCCCGAGCCACTGCGCTATCTGGGTGGAAACCTCGTGCGGTGGGGCATCATGACCCGCGAGGATGCCGAGGATCGGCAGATCAGGGCGCCGCTGCTTGCACGCGCTGCGGCATCGCTTCCCCGCGTCATGGGCTTGAAGATCGGAGTGCGTTAGGGTCTCGGCGCGAAGTGATGACGCGGTCGGAGAAGATGGGATATTCGGCGATGAAACGACTACCGCTGCCTGTTCTGCAAACCGTCGCCGGGACACCGGCCCGTGGCGAAACGGTATGACGGCAGCAGAGGACTTCGTCCAGGCCGGCGGGCTGGCTGCCGCATTCGTCAATATGGACGAGAACGAGGCCGCAGCCCTGCTGGCCGACCGCTACCAATTGAGCGGCAGCCTGACCAGGCTGGCGACCGAGAAGGACGACACCTTCCGCGTGGCGTGCGGCAACGGCCGACGTTACATTCTGAAATGCGCGAATCCGGCGGAGGATGTGGCGGAGATCGAACTCCAGCTCGATCTGCTGCGCCATATCGCGCCGGAACGCAGCGGCCTGCCTGTCCCGCGCGTCATCCCCACGGTGCGGGACGAGACCCATTTCATGTATCGCGACCGTGCCGGTCAGCAACGCGACATCAGGTTGCTCTCCTACCTCGAAGGAACGATTCTCAGCGAAACGTCGTGTACCGCGGATGAGCGTGAGAAAATCGGAAAGGCATTGGCTGCATTGCGGCTGGCCATGGCCGTTTTCAGCCATCCAGCCGCCGGCCGGGACCTTGCCTGGGATGTCCGCCACCTGCTCAGGCTCGAACATCTCGTGGACGCGATCGACGACCGCGAAGGCCGCAATAAGCTCCAGGCCGGACTGGACCGTTTCGCGGCCTTCAGCGATCGGATCGACGCCTGCCGATGCCAGGTCCTGCACAATGATTTCAGCAAATCGAACATCGTCGTCAATCACGGCTCCGAGGACTTCGTCACCGGGATCATCGATTTCGGCGATATCGTCCACACGGCGATCGCCGTCGATGTCTCGACGGCACTGCTCAATCAACTGCCGTCGCAGAATCTGGATGATCTGTTCAAGGACGGACGCGATGTCCTGCGGGGATACCTGACCGTCGCCGACCTGACGGAAGAAGAAGTCGAGCTGATCCCGCACCTCGTGATGGGACGCGTCATAGCGCGCACCCTGTTGACAACGTGGCGCGCAAAGCTCTTCCCTGATAACGCGACCTATATCACACGCAACACGCCTCAGGGCTGGCCGCAGCTGGACTGGTTCCTGCAGCGATCGGCAGATGAGGTATCGGCAACGCTACTGTCGGAATGCGGGGCCTGCTGAACGAAAGGGACTGTCGTGAGAAACGCCGCCACACCCAGCCGCCGCGGCAGAATGGTCAATGGATTTGACCCCGCCACGCTCCATGAACTCCGCGAACGGACCAGCGCGCAGATCCAGCGTCGGATGCGTCTGCTCGGCCCGGCTTATCGCCTGTTCTACAGGAACCCGGTCGAGATCAGCCGTGGCTCGGGGGTGATGCTGTACGACGCGGACGGGGCGGAGTATCTGGACGCCTACAACAATGTTGTCCCGATCGGCCACTGCCATCCCCGCGTCGTCGAGGCCGTGACACGCCAGATGCAGACCCTGTGCACGCACACGCGCTACATCCAGGAAGGCATCCTGGACTACGCTGAAGACCTGCTCGGGACCTTCGGCGGCCGCATCGAGCACGCGATGTTCACGTGTACAGGATCGGAAGCCAACGATCTCGCGCTCCGTATCGCCAAGCATTATACCGGCAAGCAGGGCATCATCGTGACCTCGGAAGCCTATCACGGCAATTCCGAACTGACGGCGGGCTTCTCGCCATCGATGGGAGAGAATTCACCGCTCGGCGCTTATGTCCGCCGTGTCCCGGCACCCGATTCTTACCGCGTCGACTCAAATGACATCGGCGGGTGGATGGCCGGCCATGTCGCGGCACAGATCGAGGATCTTCAGCGGCGTGGCGACGGGCTGGCGGCGTTCATCGTGGATTCGGCCTTCTCGTCGGACGGCGTGTTTTCCGATCCGACGACGGTGTTGGGACCGGTTGCCGAGGTCGTGCGCAAGGCCGGTGGCCTGTTCATCGCCGACGAGGTGCAATCGGGCTTCGGGCGTATGGGGTCAGATTTCTGGGGATATCAACGGCACGGGGTCGACCCCGACATCGTCACCATGGGCAAGCCCATGGGTAATGGCTATCCCGTTGCCGGTGTCGCGGTCGCGCCGGAGGTTGTCGAGACCTTCGGCCACGACATGCGCTACTTCAATACCTTTGGCGGCAACAGCGTCGCGATGGCGGCCGCACAGGCGACCCTCGATGTAATCCGTGACGAGGGTTTGCTGGAAAACGCGGTGAGGGTCGGGACCGTCATCCGCAACGGCATGTCCGACCTCGCCAGAAAGCACGACCGGATCGGGGATGTGCGCGGCGCGGGTCTCTATACCGGTGTCGAACTGGTCAAGGATCGGTCGAGCAAGGAGCCCGATGCCGCCACTGCGCTGGCGGCGGTCAACGGCCTGCGCGAGCGTCGTGTCCTGATATCGGCGACCGGATTCAACGCCAACACGCTGAAGATCCGGCCGCCGCTGGTGTTCTCCGAGGCGAACGCCGATCAGTTGTTGACGGAACTGGACGCCGTCCTGAACGAAATCTGAAACGGACGAAAAAAGGGCGGTGGCTCCGTAAAGCCACCGCCGGACTGTTGTCGATTTGGCCGTTATTGATTGGCCGTCAGATCGAGCCCGATTTCGTCGTAATACCGTTGGGCGCCCGGATGGACGGGTACGACCATGGCCCGGCCGACATTGTCCAGATTGAACGCCGCTGCGTTGGGGTGGATCGCGCGAAGCTCTTCGGTGTTCTCCATCAGCGTCCTGGTCACCGCATAGACTACGTCGTCCTCAACCCCGGTATGGGTGACAAAAAGGATCGCGTTCCCGATCGACGGGACGTCTTCATCGGTGCCGGGATAGATGCCGCCTTCGATCGGATATTCGAAGAAGAACGGATGTGTTTCGGCAACTTCCTGCGCCTTTTCCGGTGCGATCGGGATGAACCGGACCGAATGAGTGGTTGCAAGATCGGTGATGGAAGCCGTGGGCGCCGAGCCGGAATAGATGGCGACGTCTATGTTGCCGTCCCGCAATGAGTCGAAAAGTTCGGCGGCACGCAGGGTGAATGTTTCGTATTCTCCGTCGACGCCGTAAACCTCGGCGATGCGCGGAAACCAGTCCTGAGCCGTCATCCCTGCCAGGATGCCGACGCGATGACCGGCAAAATCGTCGATGGTTTCAATCTCGCTTTCATCAAGGACGACCAGATGGAACGGCGACGTGTATCCGGCACCGATATAGCGGATATTGTCGTAATGCTCGTCGGCAAAGGGTTCGGCGGAGTTGGCTGCCGCCCAGGGCCCGTTATCGGCTGCAAGTGCGAATTCGACCTGTTCGTTTCCAAGCAGGCGGGTGTTTTCGATCGTGGCGGACGTTGCGCGCGATGTAACGCTCAATTCCGGATTATGCTGCTCGATCAAACGCGCCATACCGGCCGAAATTATGAAGAACGCGCCGCCGCTCGACCCGCCGCCGATGGTCAGAAAAGTCTGCGATTGCGCCGGGACGCTCGTGGCGCCGAGCGCGAGGGCAAGGGCACCCGCGCCGATCATCTTTTTCAAAGCACTCATCTCTGTAACCTCCTCCATTCGGTTGTTGTATTGTTGGCGGCTCTCTCATTGAGCCGTCTTGGTGATTTCCAGCGTCGCCGGATCCAGGGTGACGCCGTATAGCCGCTGGGCTTCCTCACGCGTTACGAAGCCGAACCGGACATCGCGCTGGACGCTTTCCGGCGCACGATCGTGGGGATCGCCGAACCCGCCGCCACCGGGGGTGTAGTGCGTAACGGTGTCGCCGGTCTCCAGCGCCTCGATATCGCCGATGGCGTAAGGCAGCGTCCGCTCCTTGTCCGTCCCCTCGTTGATGACCCAGCGCCCGCCGTCGCCCGGCAAGCCACCGCCAACGCCCTGGGGCAGCGAACGTGATTTCTGGGACGTCCGGTGCAACTGCGGACGTCCGCCAAGAATTTTATAGGCGAGAACATAGCCGGTGCCGCCGCGGCGGCGTCCGGCGCCGCCGGAGCCCGACCGCAACTCCCGACGGAGATAGAGCACCGGCTGCTCGATCTCCATCGCCTCGATCGGCGGAACATGGCAATTGGTGACGTGACAGGCCATGGCATCGATGCCATCGAACCGATCATTCGCGCCAAGACCGCCGGGCACGACCTCGCCGAACATGGTCCGTCGGCCGGTGTCGGGATCGTCGCAGATCGAATAGTTATACAAGCAGCCGCAGCTATCGCCCATTACACGCTCTGGAACGACGGTGGCAAATGCCCCCATGATAAGGTCGACCAGACTGTGACAGACGACCATGCGCTGCATGACCGCCGCCGGTGACTGCGCATTGACCAGGGTGCCTTCGGGCGCAATGATCCTGACCGGCCGCTTGCAGCCTTCGGTGCCCGAAATTGTCGGATCCGTGATGCAGCGCATGGCATAGTAAATCGCCGCCGTCGTGGTCGCGAGCGGACAGTTGATCGGCCCCGCGATCTGCGGGTCTGTTCCCGTGAGGTCGATGGTGACATCGCCGCCCTTTTTGGTGATCGTCGCCCGCAGCCAGAACGGACCGCCCTTGGCGCCGTCGTCGAGCACCGGCTCTTCGTGGGTATAAGTCCCGTCCGGAATGCGCTCCAGTTCGGCGCGGGTGCGGCGCTCGGAATAATCCATCATCGCGTTGAAGCAGCCAAGCATGACGGGTTTGCCGTACTTCCGGAAAAGTCCGTCAACCTCGTTCACCGCCACCTGGACACTGGCGAACTGCGCGATCAGATCGTTTTCCAGGATGTCGCGAACCCGTGTGTTGGTCAGGATGACATCCATGACCTTCTGTTCCAGACGGCCGCCGTCGACGAGCTTCATCGGGGGGACGCGCAGGCCTTCCTGGTAGATGTCGACGCCCCACCCGCGCGACCCCATGTTCATCGCGCCGATATCCATGTGGTGAACCATGAGTCCGGCGAAGGCGACCAGTTCATTGTCGAAGAAGATCGGGCTGAAGGCCAGATAGTCGTTGCTGTGGGTGGCCGCGAGCGAGCCGTCTCCCGCAAACGGATCGTTGGTGACGACAACGTCGCCCGGCTTCCATTCCGAGGCGGGAATACAGTGCTCCAGGATCGTCTTGAGGCAGACGCCAACCGTGTTGAGCTGGATCGGCGGACCGGCTTCTTCGGCGATGAGCTGGCCGCGCGCATCGAGCAACGATGCCGAGCAGTCCTCCATCTCCTTGACGATGAAGGAATTGGCGGCACGGATCATGCGGCGCGTCACCCGCTCGGCGATCGATTTCATCGCGTTGCGGACGATCTCCTGCGTCACCGGGTCGACGGTGGAACCGGCTTCGGGCGAGGCCTGCATGGCCGGTGATGGCTGAACTACGGTCATTGGAGCGGTCTCGGTTCTTGTTACCGGGGGGTCTTTTTGCCGGGGGCGGCGTTGATCAGATGCAGATTGCGCATTCGGTCGCAAGTCGCCTCCCATCCCGGCGGCACGAACAGGGTGGAGCCTGGATACTCGACGATCGCCGGCCCCGTGATTTCGTCGTCGGTGTGGATGTCGGTCACGCGATAGACGGGGACGTTTGCGGTCACGCCCCATGACAGCAGAACCGGGCGCTCGGCCATCGGCTCCAGCACAGCCCTGCCGCTGCCGATATCCGGCCAACCTGCGTTGGGAACGTGGCCTATGGCGGACACCCGCAAATTGACCAGTTGGATGCCCCGATCGGCCAGCCGGTACCCATAGGCCCGCTCGTGTTCGTCGTGGAATCGCGGCGCCAGGGCGGAGAAGCCCGCCTCGTCCAGAGTTCCGGCGCCGATCGGCAGGTTCAGTTCATAGTTCTGCCCCTGATACCGCAGGTCGACGCTGGCCACGATCAGGCGCCTGTCCCTGGGCACGTCCTCCAGATCGAGGGCGGTTCCAGCCTCTTCGATCAACGACTGGAATCCGGCGACCAGCGAATCGAGCCGCACGGCGTCGAGAGCCGTCACCCGTGTCAGTGCGAAGTCGTGACGGACGTCTGCGGCGAGCAGGCCCATGGAGGACAGGTTGCCCGGCGCCGGCGGAATCAGCACCCGGCTGATGCCCAGTTCCTCGGCAAGCCTCAATGTATGCAGCGGCCCCGCGCCGCCAAAGCCGACGAGGGTGAAATCACGAGGGTCGAGACCACGATCGACCGAGATCAGCTTGATGGCGTTGACCATGTGGGATTCTGCAATCGACAGAATGCCGATGGCGCTCTCGCCCATTTCCATGCCCAGCGGCTCGGCGATCTTCTCGCGCAGCGCCTTTTCGGCGAGTGCCTTGTCGAGCTGGCTCTTGCCGCTCAGGAAGTATTCCGGGTTCAACCTTCCGCCGAAGAGATTGGCGTCCGTTACCGTCGGCTCGACGCCGCCCCGCCCGTAGCATGCGGGGCCCGGGCGGGCGCCGGCGCTGCGTGGGCCGACCCTGAGGGCGCCGCCGGCATCGACCCACGCGACCGATCCGCCGCCGGCACCAATCGTGATCAGATCCAGCATCGGCAGGAGAATGGGATACTCGCCGACCTTGCCATGGGTGGTCAGCATCGGATCGCCATTGCTGATCAACGAAACATCGGCGCTGGTGCCGCCCATATCGAGGGTAATGATATCGGAGATACCGCAGGCGGCAGCGACCGCCGTCCCGCCGATGATACCGCCCATCGGCCCGGAATGGGTGATGCCGACCGGCGTCCGGGACGCAACCTCGAATGTCGAGACGCCCCCGTTGCCGCGCATGATCATCGGCGTTTCCACGCCTCTGCGTTTCAGCGCCGCGCTCAGACCCGACAGATGCTTCTGAAGCGGCCGCCTGACATAGGCGTTCAGGCTGGTGGTGCTGACCCGTTCGTATTCGCGAAACTCGCGGACGATGGCAGACGACAGCGACATGTCGAGTTCGGGAAACTCTGCTTCGGCGATTTCTCCGATGCGCCGCTCATGGACCGGGTTGGCGTAGGAATGAAGCAGACACACAGCCACACTGGTACAACCGGCGTCGCGCAGGTCCCGCAGCGCCTGCCGGGCGTCGCCCTCATTCAATGGAGCCAGAACGCTGCCGTCATGGGTCACGCGCTCGCGCACGCCATGGCGCAACGGCCTGGGCACAAGCGGTTTGGCCGGGCGCCAGTCGATGTCATAGATGTGCGGCTTGCGCGAGGCCCGCCCGATTTCCAGCAGATCCCGGAAACCTTCCGTCGTAATCAGCCCGACCGGAGCGTCAACCCCCTCGACGATAAGGTTCGTCACCATGGTGGTCGCGTAAACGAACCGCTCGATTTCGGCGTCGGCAAGGCCGCTTTGACCAATGGCGAGGTCGATGCCCTCCAGAATGCCCACCGTCAGATCGTCCAGCGTGCTCGGCACCTTCAATGTGATCAGGTCGCCGTTGTCACTGTCGATCAGGACGAGGTCGGTATGGGTGCCGCCGGTATCGATTCCAACGCGAAATCGGGCGCGAAATCGGGCGCCGGCCGGCGGCTCTTGCGGAACAGCGGTCATGGATGTTGCTCTTCGATATGGAGGGAGGGTTCGGTTTTCGCGCCGCCGGGCGGCGAGGCGGCCAATGCCGCGCGTTTGCGCAGTTGAGTCATCGCGACGAAGGCGATCAGCGCGATGCCGATCATGTCGGAAAAGATGCCAGGCACGATCAGGACCAGTCCGGCAGAGACCAGCATGATCCGCTCCAGGGCATTGGCGCGGGCCAGAACAAAGCCTTCGAGTCCGGCGGCCAGGCAGGAAACGCCGACCAGAGCGGTAAGCGACGCCAGAACGATCGCAAGGAAAGTGCCCTGCATGACCAGTTCGCTGTTGTAGACCATCATGAACGGGATGATGAACGCCGCAATTCCCAGTCGGCAGGCGGTGATCCCCGTGCCCATTGCCGACCCGCCCGAGATCGCCGCAGCCGCGTAGGCCGCCAGCGCAACCGGCGGGGTGATGCAGGAGATGACACCGAAATAGAAAATGAAGAGATGAGCAGCCAGCGGATTCACGCCAAGCTCGATCAGGCCGGGCGCCACGAGGATCGCGAGAATGATGTAGGCCCCGATCGTCGGCATACCCATGCCGAGGATAAGCGACGCGAACATCGTCAGCACGAGCAGAAGTGCCAGATTACCACCGGCGATATCGATCAGGATGCCTGAAAATCTGAGCCCCAGTCCCGTCAGCATGAAGACGCCGATGACGATACCGGCCGTGGCACAGCACACCGCCACTTCCAGCGCACCCAACGCGCCGTCCCTGAGCGCCACGATCACCTTCTCGATGAAGTCGCTGGACATGCGCAGCCCCGGATTCGCGTCCGGTTGCCGTCCTGCCAGCCATGCCAGCACGAGACCGGCGGCGTAAACGACCAGACCAGGCCAGTGGCCGATATACGTTATGGCAACCCACGC encodes:
- a CDS encoding aspartate aminotransferase family protein, yielding MRNAATPSRRGRMVNGFDPATLHELRERTSAQIQRRMRLLGPAYRLFYRNPVEISRGSGVMLYDADGAEYLDAYNNVVPIGHCHPRVVEAVTRQMQTLCTHTRYIQEGILDYAEDLLGTFGGRIEHAMFTCTGSEANDLALRIAKHYTGKQGIIVTSEAYHGNSELTAGFSPSMGENSPLGAYVRRVPAPDSYRVDSNDIGGWMAGHVAAQIEDLQRRGDGLAAFIVDSAFSSDGVFSDPTTVLGPVAEVVRKAGGLFIADEVQSGFGRMGSDFWGYQRHGVDPDIVTMGKPMGNGYPVAGVAVAPEVVETFGHDMRYFNTFGGNSVAMAAAQATLDVIRDEGLLENAVRVGTVIRNGMSDLARKHDRIGDVRGAGLYTGVELVKDRSSKEPDAATALAAVNGLRERRVLISATGFNANTLKIRPPLVFSEANADQLLTELDAVLNEI
- a CDS encoding TAXI family TRAP transporter solute-binding subunit, giving the protein MSALKKMIGAGALALALGATSVPAQSQTFLTIGGGSSGGAFFIISAGMARLIEQHNPELSVTSRATSATIENTRLLGNEQVEFALAADNGPWAAANSAEPFADEHYDNIRYIGAGYTSPFHLVVLDESEIETIDDFAGHRVGILAGMTAQDWFPRIAEVYGVDGEYETFTLRAAELFDSLRDGNIDVAIYSGSAPTASITDLATTHSVRFIPIAPEKAQEVAETHPFFFEYPIEGGIYPGTDEDVPSIGNAILFVTHTGVEDDVVYAVTRTLMENTEELRAIHPNAAAFNLDNVGRAMVVPVHPGAQRYYDEIGLDLTANQ
- a CDS encoding hydantoinase B/oxoprolinase family protein, whose amino-acid sequence is MTVVQPSPAMQASPEAGSTVDPVTQEIVRNAMKSIAERVTRRMIRAANSFIVKEMEDCSASLLDARGQLIAEEAGPPIQLNTVGVCLKTILEHCIPASEWKPGDVVVTNDPFAGDGSLAATHSNDYLAFSPIFFDNELVAFAGLMVHHMDIGAMNMGSRGWGVDIYQEGLRVPPMKLVDGGRLEQKVMDVILTNTRVRDILENDLIAQFASVQVAVNEVDGLFRKYGKPVMLGCFNAMMDYSERRTRAELERIPDGTYTHEEPVLDDGAKGGPFWLRATITKKGGDVTIDLTGTDPQIAGPINCPLATTTAAIYYAMRCITDPTISGTEGCKRPVRIIAPEGTLVNAQSPAAVMQRMVVCHSLVDLIMGAFATVVPERVMGDSCGCLYNYSICDDPDTGRRTMFGEVVPGGLGANDRFDGIDAMACHVTNCHVPPIEAMEIEQPVLYLRRELRSGSGGAGRRRGGTGYVLAYKILGGRPQLHRTSQKSRSLPQGVGGGLPGDGGRWVINEGTDKERTLPYAIGDIEALETGDTVTHYTPGGGGFGDPHDRAPESVQRDVRFGFVTREEAQRLYGVTLDPATLEITKTAQ
- a CDS encoding hydantoinase/oxoprolinase family protein; translated protein: MTAVPQEPPAGARFRARFRVGIDTGGTHTDLVLIDSDNGDLITLKVPSTLDDLTVGILEGIDLAIGQSGLADAEIERFVYATTMVTNLIVEGVDAPVGLITTEGFRDLLEIGRASRKPHIYDIDWRPAKPLVPRPLRHGVRERVTHDGSVLAPLNEGDARQALRDLRDAGCTSVAVCLLHSYANPVHERRIGEIAEAEFPELDMSLSSAIVREFREYERVSTTSLNAYVRRPLQKHLSGLSAALKRRGVETPMIMRGNGGVSTFEVASRTPVGITHSGPMGGIIGGTAVAAACGISDIITLDMGGTSADVSLISNGDPMLTTHGKVGEYPILLPMLDLITIGAGGGSVAWVDAGGALRVGPRSAGARPGPACYGRGGVEPTVTDANLFGGRLNPEYFLSGKSQLDKALAEKALREKIAEPLGMEMGESAIGILSIAESHMVNAIKLISVDRGLDPRDFTLVGFGGAGPLHTLRLAEELGISRVLIPPAPGNLSSMGLLAADVRHDFALTRVTALDAVRLDSLVAGFQSLIEEAGTALDLEDVPRDRRLIVASVDLRYQGQNYELNLPIGAGTLDEAGFSALAPRFHDEHERAYGYRLADRGIQLVNLRVSAIGHVPNAGWPDIGSGRAVLEPMAERPVLLSWGVTANVPVYRVTDIHTDDEITGPAIVEYPGSTLFVPPGWEATCDRMRNLHLINAAPGKKTPR